Proteins encoded together in one Amblyomma americanum isolate KBUSLIRL-KWMA chromosome 1, ASM5285725v1, whole genome shotgun sequence window:
- the Tgt gene encoding tRNA-guanine transglycosylase produces MAAPLKHALKFEIVAECNVTKARASLLTLPHAVVETPVFMPVGTQGTLKGLVPEQIEEQKCNMILANTYHLGMRPGTDILQKAGGLHKFMNWKNGLLTDSGGFQMVSLVKLSEVTEEGVRFVSPYDQREIMLSPEKSTEIQNTIHADIMMQLDDVVSSTISGPRVEEAMHRTIRWLDRCMAAHKNSATQNIFPIVQGGLDAALRERCALELLKRDVAGYAIGGLSGGESKDDFWPMVDISTNLLPKNKPRYLMGVGFAVDLVVCSALGCDMFDCVFPTRTARFGCALVMGGQLNLKNTEFCNDFSPIEDDCPCSTCRQYTRAYLHHIVKQETVACHLVSVHNVNFQMRLMKSIRDNIKAGTFVSFVKAFMKTYYPKSDYPGWVVDALAAVNIHLDL; encoded by the exons atggcggcgcccttaAAACATgctttgaaatttgaaattgtCGCGGAGTGTAATGTTACGAAAGCAAGAGCCTCACTTTTAACGCTTCCGCATGCAGTTGTAGAGACACCGGTATTCATGCCAGTGGGCACACAGGGCACACTCAAAGGTCTTGTGCCCGAGCAGATTGAGGAGCAGAAGTGCAATATGATCCTGGCAAACACTTACCATCTCGGCATGCGACCC GGAACGGACATTTTGCAAAAGGCTGGCGGTCTTCACAAATTCATGAATTGGAAAAATGGTCTGCTTACT GACAGCGGCGGTTTTCAAATGGTCTCCCTTGTCAAGCTGAGCGAAGTTACAGAGGAGGGCGTGAGGTTTGTGTCGCCATACGACCAGCGCGAGATCATGCTCAGCCCTGAAAAGTCGACCGAAATACAGAACACAATTCACGCGGACATTATGATGCAACTGGACGACGTCGTCAGCAGCACGATATCCGGACCGCGGGTTGAAGAAGCCATGCACAG AACAATCAGATGGCTTGATCGATGCATGGCAGCACACAAGAATTCAGCAACCCAAAACATTTTTCCAATTGTTCAGGGTGGCTTGGATGCTGCTTTGCGTGAACGGTGTGCTCTGG AACTGCTAAAAAGGGACGTTGCAGGCTATGCCATTGGGGGCCTTAGTGGAGGAGAGAGCAAAGATGATTTTTGGCCAATGGTGGACATTAGCACAAATTTGCTTCCAAAGAACAAACCACGATATCTTATGGGTGTTGG CTTTGCCGTTGATCTTGTTGTCTGCAGTGCACTGGGGTGTGACATGTTTGACTGTGTTTTTCCTACGAGGACAGCG AGATTTGGCTGTGCTTTGGTGATGGGGGGCCAGTTAAACCTAAAAAACACTGAATTTTGCAATGACTTTAGCCCTATCGAAGATGATTGCCCATGCTCCACATGCCGCCAGTACACACGGGCTTACCTGCACCACATTGTCAAGCAAGAGACAGTTGCCTGTCATTTGGTGTCGGTCCACAATGTCAACTTTCAG aTGAGGCTTATGAAGAGCATCCGAGACAACATCAAGGCTGGAACCTTTGTCAGCTTTGTGAAGGCATTTATGAAGACATATTATCCGAAAAGTGACTACCCTGGCTGGGTGGTTGATGCTCTTGCAGCTGTAAATATCCACTTGGATCTGTGA